One window of the Benincasa hispida cultivar B227 chromosome 3, ASM972705v1, whole genome shotgun sequence genome contains the following:
- the LOC120073166 gene encoding copper-transporting ATPase RAN1: protein MAPGLRDLQLAQVAAAADRRLPAISAADEIPDDLEDVRLLDSYERQEENLGKIGDGMRRVQVSVSGMTCAACSNSVEAALRGVNGVLMASVALLQNRADVVFDPSLVKEEDIKEAIEDAGFEAEIIPETTSVGKKSHGTLVGQFTIGGMTCAACVNSVEGILKDLPGVRRAVVALATSLGEVEYDPTITCKDDIVNAIEDAGFEASFVQSSEQDKILLGVAGIAGEVDVQFLEVILSNLKGVKRFLFDSTSGKLEIIFDPEVVGPRSLVDEIEGRSNRKFKLHVTSPYTRLTSKDVEEANNMFRLFISSLFLSVLIFLQRVICPHIPLIYSLLLWRCGPFLMDDWLKWALVTVVQFVIGKRFYVAAARALRNGSTNMDVLVALGTTASYVYSVCALLYGAVTGFWSPTYFETSAMLITFVLLGKYLECLAKGKTSDAIKKLIELAPATALLLIRDKGGNLIEEREIDALLIQPGDVLKVLPGTKIPADGVVVWGSSYVNESMVTGESRDVLKEVNSHVIGGTITVHGALHIQATKVGSDAVLNQIISLVETAQMSKAPIQKFADFVASIFVPTVVAMALCTLFGWYVGGILGAYPAEWLPENGNYFVFSLMFAIAVVVIACPCALGLATPTAVMVATGVGASNGVLIKGGDALERAQKVKYVIFDKTGTLTQGKATVTTAKVFTEISRGDFLKLVASAEASSEHPLGKAIVEYARHFHFFDEPSVTKNVENQSKEASGWLFNVTDFTALPGQGIRCIIEGKWILVGNRKLMNEGGISIAPHVDNFVIELEESAKTGILVACDDNLIGVVGIADPLKREAAVVIEGLVKMGVSPVMVTGDNWRTARAVAKELGIQDVRAEVMPAGKAEVIQNFQKDGSTVAMVGDGINDSPALAASDIGIAIGAGTDIAIEAADFVLMRNNLEDVITAIDLSRKTFNRIRLNYVFAMAYNVIAIPIAAGVFFPSLGVKLPPWAAGACMALSSVSVVCSSLLLRRYKRPRLTTILQITVE, encoded by the exons ATGGCGCCGGGCCTCAGAGACCTCCAGCTCGCCCAGGTCGCTGCCGCCGCAGACCGTCGCCTGCCGGCTATTTCTGCCGCTGATGAAATTCCCGACGATCTTGAGGATGTGCGTTTGCTTGATTCCTATGAGAGGCAGGAGGAGAATTTGGGCAAAATTGGGGATGGTATGAGGAGGGTTCAGGTTTCAGTTTCTGGGATGACCTGCGCTGCTTGTTCTAATTCCGTAGAGGCTGCTCTTAGGGGCGTTAATGGCGTTTTGATGGCTTCCGTTGCATTGCTTCAGAACAGAGCTGACGTGGTTTTTGACCCCAGCTTGGTTAAG GAGGAAGACATCAAGGAAGCAATAGAAGATGCTGGATTTGAGGCTGAGATTATACCTGAAACCACTTCAGTTGGAAAGAAGTCGCATGGAACACTggtgggccaatttaccatagGTGGTATGACATGTGCAGCATGTGTGAATTCGGTAGAAGGCATTTTAAAAGATCTTCCTGGTGTTAGAAGAGCAGTAGTTGCTTTGGCCACATCATTGGGAGAAGTTGAATATGATCCAACGATAACCTGTAAAGACGATATAGTTAACGCAATTGAGGATGCTGGATTTGAAGCTTCATTTGTACAGAGCAGTGAGCAAGATAAAATTTTACTGGGGGTTGCAGGCATTGCCGGCGAGGTTGATGTACAGTTCTTGGAAGTCATACTTAGCAACTTGAAAGGGGTGAAACGGTTTCTCTTTGACAGTACATCAGGAAAACTTGAAATTATTTTTGACCCAGAAGTTGTTGGTCCCAGATCCTTAGTGGATGAGATTGAGGGAAGAAGCAACAGAAAATTTAAACTGCATGTTACAAGCCCTTACACAAGGTTAACATCTAAAGATGTTGAAGAGGCTAATAACATGTTTCGGCTTTTTATCTCCAGTCTGTTTCTCAGT GTACTCATCTTTCTCCAACGAGTAATATGTCCTCATATTCCTTTAATCTACTCATTGTTACTCTGGCGCTGTGGACCCTTCCTCATGGATGATTGGTTAAAGTGGGCATTGGTGACTGTTGTGCAATTTGTCATTGGAAAGCGATTTTATGTTGCAGCTGCTAGAGCTCTTCGAAATGGTTCAACTAACATGGATGTCTTGGTTGCTTTGGGTACCACGGCCTCTTATGTCTATTCTGTTTGTGCACTTCTTTATGGTGCAGTCACCGGATTCTGGTCTCCTACTTATTTTGAAACAAGTGCTATGTTGATAACCTTTGTATTATTGGGAAAGTATTTGGAGTGTCTTGCCAAGGGGAAAACATCAGATGCCATCAAGAAGTTGATAGAACTTGCTCCTGCAACTGCTTTATTGCTTATCCGAGATAAAG GTGGGAATTTGATAGAAGAAAGGGAAATCGATGCTCTGTTAATTCAACCTGGCGATGTGTTGAAGGTTCTTCCTGGTACAAAGATTCCAGCAGACGGTGTTGTTGTTTGGGGTTCAAGTTATGTTAATGAGAGTATGGTTACTGGAGAATCTAGAGATGTTTTGAAGGAGGTTAACTCACACGTTATTGGGGGTACAATTACTGTTCATGGAGCCCTTCACATTCAAGCAACAAAAGTAGGATCTGATGCAGTTCTGAACCAGATTATTAGTTTGGTTGAGACAGCTCAGATGTCTAAAGCCCCCATTCAGAAATTTGCTGACTTT GTAGCAAGCATATTCGTTCCAACCGTTGTTGCTATGGCATTGTGTACGTTATTTGGTTG GTACGTTGGAGGAATTCTTGGGGCTTATCCAGCTGAATGGCTTCCAGAAaatggaaattactttgtattTTCCCTCATGTTTGCAATAGCAGTGGTAGTTATTGCATGTCCTTGTGCACTAGGCTTGGCCACACCAACTGCTGTCATGGTTGCTACAGGGGTTGGTGCCAGCAATGGTGTCTTGATCAAAGGAGGAGATGCTTTGGAGAGGGCCCAAAAGGTTAAGTACGTTATTTTTGATAAAACAGGCACATTAACCCAAGGGAAAGCGACGGTTACTACAGCCAAAGTGTTCACTGAAATTTCTCGAGGAGATTTTCTTAAGTTGGTTGCTTCAGCAGAG GCTAGCAGTGAGCACCCACTGGGAAAAGCTATAGTTGAGTATGCACGCCATTTCCATTTCTTCGATGAGCCTTCTGTGACCAAAAATGTGGAAAATCAAAGTAAAGAGGCTTCTGGATGGCTTTTCAATGTCACAGATTTCACTGCATTGCCAGGCCAAGGCATCCGGTGTATTATTGAGGGAAAATGGATTCTG GTTGGCAATAGGAAGTTGATGAATGAAGGTGGAATCTCCATAGCACCTCATGTAGATAATTTCGTTATAGAGCTTGAAGAAAGTGCAAAGACAGGCATTCTTGTTGCATGTGATGACAACTTAATTGGAGTTGTGGGAATAGCAGATCCACTGAAGCGAGAAGCTGCAGTTGTTATTGAGGGTCTTGTAAAAATGGGAGTTTCTCCAGTCATGGTTACAGGGGATAATTGGAGAACAGCTCGAGCTGTCGCCAAAGAG CTTGGTATACAAGATGTGAGGGCCGAAGTAATGCCAGCAGGAAAAGCTGAAGTCattcaaaactttcaaaaggaTGGAAGCACAGTTGCAATGGTAGGTGACGGTATCAATGACTCGCCTGCTCTAGCTGCTTCTGATATTGGAATCGCAATTGGTGCGGGAACTGATATTGCCATTGAGGCAGCTGACTTCGTTCTAATGAGAAATAATTtagaagatgtaattacagctATTGATCTCTCAAGGAAGACTTTCAATCGGATTCGATTGAATTACGTGTTTGCTATGGCCTACAATGTAATAGCAATTCCTATCGCAGCCGGAGTCTTCTTTCCTTCTTTGGGGGTTAAATTGCCTCCATGGGCGGCCGGTGCATGCATGGCTTTGTCATCGGTAAGTGTCGTTTGCTCTTCTTTACTTCTTAGGAGATACAAAAGACCAAGACTTACAACAATACTCCAAATAACTGTAGAATAG